A region from the Triticum aestivum cultivar Chinese Spring chromosome 3D, IWGSC CS RefSeq v2.1, whole genome shotgun sequence genome encodes:
- the LOC123075473 gene encoding putative glutaredoxin-C2 yields the protein MADRVTKLASQRAVVIFGASNCFMCHTVKTLFTELGVSWTVHELDKDPRGKDVERALVGMVGRSPPVPAVFIGGRLIGTTDQVMTLHVGGQLVPLLRQAGALWL from the coding sequence ATGGCAGACAGAGTGACGAAGCTGGCGTCGCAGCGGGCGGTGGTGATCTTTGGGGCGAGCAACTGCTTCATGTGCCACACGGTGAAGACGCTCTTCACAGAGCTGGGCGTGAGCTGGACGGTGCACGAGCTGGACAAGGACCCCCGCGGGAAGGACGTCGAGAGGGCGCTCGTTGGCATGGTCGGACGGAGCCCGCCCGTGCCAGCCGTCTTCATCGGTGGCAGGCTTATCGGCACCACCGACCAGGTCATGACGCTGCACGTCGGCGGCCAGCTCGTGCCGCTCCTCCGCCAGGCCGGCGCCCTGTGGCTTTGA